One Nonomuraea angiospora DNA segment encodes these proteins:
- a CDS encoding alpha/beta fold hydrolase — MTIWHAERGTGEPVVLLHSTATDSRMWDAQVEALSERFRVITVDFRGYGRSPYRSDGPYSDSDDVARLLAALEVSRAALVGSSGGGRVALELAAAGLAGRLVLLNPLSDLAPTPDLRAYWDEEGRLLEAGDVEGAAELNARTLLGPEASREAFGRVVEMQRHAFEVQLAADPEPSQVEKEFSPAEIDVPALVVAGARDLPYFQESARHLAGELPRARLVELEWAGHLPALERPEEINRLLLDYL; from the coding sequence ATGACGATCTGGCACGCCGAGCGGGGCACGGGCGAGCCCGTCGTGCTGCTGCATTCGACGGCGACCGACTCGCGCATGTGGGACGCGCAGGTGGAGGCGCTGTCCGAGCGCTTCCGGGTGATCACGGTGGACTTCCGGGGGTACGGGCGCAGCCCCTACCGGTCGGACGGCCCGTACAGCGACAGTGACGACGTGGCGCGGCTGCTGGCCGCGCTGGAGGTGAGCCGGGCGGCGCTGGTCGGCTCGTCGGGCGGGGGCCGGGTCGCGCTGGAGCTGGCGGCGGCCGGGCTCGCCGGCCGGCTGGTGCTGCTCAACCCTCTCTCCGACCTGGCGCCCACACCGGACCTGCGGGCCTACTGGGACGAGGAAGGGCGCCTGCTGGAGGCGGGCGACGTCGAGGGCGCGGCGGAGCTGAACGCGCGCACCCTGCTCGGGCCCGAGGCGTCGCGGGAGGCGTTCGGGCGCGTGGTGGAGATGCAGCGGCACGCGTTCGAGGTGCAGCTGGCCGCCGATCCGGAGCCGTCGCAGGTCGAGAAGGAGTTCTCGCCGGCGGAGATCGACGTGCCGGCGCTGGTCGTGGCCGGCGCGCGCGACCTGCCCTACTTCCAGGAGAGCGCCCGCCACCTGGCCGGCGAGCTGCCCCGGGCGCGGCTGGTCGAGCTGGAGTGGGCCGGGCACCTGCCCGCCCTCGAACGTCCCGAGGAGATCAACCGGCTGCTCCTGGACTACCTTTAG
- a CDS encoding SRPBCC domain-containing protein → MNSVQASVTVPVDPATAFRIFTDEIDSWYVRGRHSWVDPARAVAIRFEDGFLRELWSDGGHVDTGRILAWEPPRRLVWADLLNEGGRMEIEVAFSPVEGGTEVLLEHRGLDTLPPDVAGRIRRGYSWNIVLGWFADRWAG, encoded by the coding sequence GTGAACTCCGTCCAGGCCAGCGTCACCGTCCCCGTCGACCCGGCGACCGCGTTCCGGATCTTCACCGACGAGATCGACAGCTGGTACGTGCGCGGCCGCCACAGCTGGGTCGACCCGGCCCGCGCGGTCGCCATCCGCTTCGAGGACGGCTTCCTGCGCGAGCTGTGGTCCGACGGCGGCCACGTCGACACCGGCAGGATCCTCGCCTGGGAGCCGCCGCGCCGCCTCGTCTGGGCCGACCTGCTCAACGAGGGCGGCCGGATGGAGATCGAGGTGGCCTTCAGCCCGGTCGAGGGCGGCACCGAGGTGCTGCTGGAGCACCGCGGCCTGGACACGCTGCCCCCGGACGTGGCCGGGCGCATCCGGCGCGGCTACTCCTGGAACATCGTGCTGGGCTGGTTCGCGGACAGGTGGGCGGGCTAG
- a CDS encoding ArsR/SmtB family transcription factor: MNTNVNEIDATLAALADPTRRKVIDLLREGPRPAGELAQAVQMSAPALSRHLRVLRAGGLVQAEAGGADARLRLYTLRQEPFAALQGWLDQVQAFWAEQLGSFKDHVERGR; this comes from the coding sequence ATTAACACCAACGTTAACGAAATCGACGCGACGCTGGCCGCGCTCGCCGATCCCACCCGGCGCAAGGTCATCGACCTGCTGCGCGAGGGCCCGCGACCGGCCGGCGAGCTGGCGCAGGCCGTCCAGATGAGCGCCCCCGCCCTCAGCAGGCACCTGCGCGTGCTGCGGGCGGGCGGTCTCGTACAGGCGGAGGCGGGCGGCGCCGACGCCCGCCTGCGCCTCTACACGCTGCGCCAGGAGCCGTTCGCGGCGCTGCAGGGCTGGCTGGACCAGGTGCAGGCGTTCTGGGCCGAGCAGCTCGGCTCGTTCAAGGACCACGTGGAGCGCGGCCGGTGA